One part of the Loxodonta africana isolate mLoxAfr1 chromosome 13, mLoxAfr1.hap2, whole genome shotgun sequence genome encodes these proteins:
- the C13H15orf39 gene encoding uncharacterized protein C15orf39 homolog isoform X1, translated as MAEKRPLGTLGPVMYGKLPRLEDDSGPGHSLPASAGSQDPCSYKGAYFSCPMGGAPKAGSERLASWTPYPPLYPTSMAGPPLRADSLLPNCLLYRPLAEGSEKGQDSSPIGLLPYSPRAHSYPGPPLAAPKPIYRNPLCYGLSTCLGEGAAKRPLDVDWTVVTGSLLPPADPPCSLAPAPGKGQPLDATFLHGVPAGGAGKDSVSFSPCQAFLDKYRTIHSTGFQASKYAGPYSGDPKQAVPEGPPSPWTQLAQPLGPACQDAVPTHYPLPHTAQALPCPPACRHPEKQSSYSSVPPLQPLGAHKGAGYPPGGLGSPYLRQQAAQAPCVPPVGLDTYSYPSAPLPAPSPGFRLEPPLTPRCPLDFPPQTLGFPHARDDLSLYGASPGLGGTPPSQDTVRAVPQPSAFQRACQPVPASQPRLEPMGPTEKPVQAAEEKTWPPSCRKEQLQPRFDEHPRAPIVIRDSPVPRTPPALPPCAQERQSLPRNEGSSPPSSPPMPVIDNVFSLAPYRDYLDVQAPEATSEPEQVSATNKSHDTDCKRTLSAQQPTLGTHCSLREEVALDLSVKKPVTETSPIKVSRPAHAKPTGALHIGNTVTDMPGVGNTVLDLPGPESTVSDVLGGRNTISDVPGLKNLVTEAPGLPGVPVTTEATPRTNFQSSVAFMFRKFKILRPAPLPTAVVPSVPTSAPAPAPPALTPTSVPIGLQILAQPLPVACFNLALPSPPALAVASPAPAPAPSPAPAPTPAPAPADAPAPAAAPSPAPAPALTPVPGPAPASTLAPATVDSAEQRFAGLHASLCDAISGSVAHSPPEKLREWLETDGPWGRAAWQDCQGVQGLLRKLLSQLQSFVCTHQCPFPHVVRAGAIFVPIHLVKERLFPQLPPASVDHVLQEHRVELRPTTLSEERALRDRALHGCTLRMLKLLALRQLPDIYPDLLDLQWRDCVRRQLGGIDTEARAVPPSETTMARDEPESLALAQKSPAPKARKPGRKSPTPGVEKAEAAIEGGSRGTSPTPAASASPPSPTLRARFRNLLETAWLNGLALPTWGHKASGQDRPSPRPQLLGGQSHHL; from the exons ATGGCAGAGAAGCGGCCACTGGGGACCCTGGGCCCTGTGATGTATGGCAAGCTGCCCCGCCTAGAGGATGACTCAGGGCCTGGGCACAGCCTGCCCGCCTCTGCTGGCAGTCAGGACCCCTGCAGCTACAAGGGTGCCTATTTTTCTTGCCCCATGGGGGGTGCCCCCAAGGCTGGGTCTGAGCGCCTGGCATCCTGGACCCCTTACCCACCCTTGTACCCCACCAGCATGGCAGGACCCCCACTTCGGGCAGACAGTCTGTTGCCTAACTGCCTGCTCTACCGCCCACTGGCAGAGGGCTCTGAGAAGGGACAGGACTCCAGCCCCATTGGGCTCCTGCCATACAGTCCCCGGGCTCACTCCTACCCAGGCCCACCGCTGGCGGCACCAAAACCCATCTACCGCAACCCTCTGTGTTATGGGCTTTCGACTTGCCTGGGGGAAGGGGCAGCCAAGAGGCCACTGGATGTTGACTGGACAGTGGTGACTGGGTCCCTGCTGCCCCCTGCTGATCCACCCTGTTCTTTGGCCCCAGCACCTGGCAAAGGCCAGCCTCTGGATGCTACCTTCTTGCATGGAGTGCCAGCTGGGGGGGCTGGCAAAGACTCCGTGAGCTTCTCTCCATGCCAGGCATTCCTGGACAAGTATCGGACCATCCACAGTACAGGCTTCCAGGCCTCCAAGTATGCAGGTCCGTACTCTGGGGACCCCAAGCAGGCAGTGCCTGAGGGCCCCCCCAGTCCTTGGACCCAGCTGGCCCAACCTCTGGGACCAGCCTGCCAGGATGCAGTGCCCACCCACTACCCGCTGCCCCATACTGCACAGGCCCTGCCTTGCCCTCCAGCCTGCCGCCACCCAGAGAAGCAGAGTAGCTACAGCTCAGTGCCCCCGTTGCAGCCTCTGGGAGCCCACAAGGGGGCTGGGTACCCACCTGGTGGCCTGGGTAGCCCCTACCTGAGGCAGCAGGCAGCCCAGGCACCCTGTGTGCCCCCAGTGGGGCTGGACACCTATTCCTACCCCTCTGCTCCCCTCCCAGCACCCTCACCAGGCTTCAGGCTAGAGCCACCTCTCACACCACGGTGCCCACTTGACTTTCCTCCCCAAACGCTGGGCTTTCCTCACGCCCGGGATGACCTCTCTCTCTATGGGGCATCCCCGGGGCTTGGAGGGACACCACCTTCCCAGGACACTGTGCGGGCTGTGCCTCAACCCAGTGCCTTCCAGCGGGCATGCCAGCCAGTACCTGCCAGCCAGCCACGCTTAGAACCCATGGGGCCCACGGAGAAACCTGTGCAGGCAGCTGAGGAGAAGACATGGCCGCCTAGCTGCAGGAAAGAGCAGCTCCAGCCCCGGTTCGATGAGCACCCCAGGGCACCTATCGTCATCCGAGACAGTCCAGTTCCTCGTACCCCACCAGCACTGCCTCCCTGTGCCCAGGAGCGTCAATCCCTCCCGCGGAATGAGGGCTCAAGTCCACCGAGTTCTCCACCCATGCCTGTTATTGACAACGTCTTCAGCCTGGCCCCCTACCGTGACTACCTGGATGTGCAGGCGCCTGAGGCCACATCTGAGCCTGAGCAAGTCTCAGCCACCAACAAGAGCCATGACACAGACTGCAAGAGGACCCTGTCAGCTCAGCAGCCTACTTTAGGGACACACTGCTCACTTAGGGAGGAAGTGGCACTGGACCTAAGCGTGAAGAAGCCTGTGACAGAGACGTCCCCTATCAAGGTCTCTAGGCCAGCACATGCCAAGCCCACGGGCGCATTGCACATTGGGAACACGGTCACAGACATGCCAGGTGTGGGAAACACAGTCTTGGATCTGCCAGGTCCAGAGAGTACAGTCTCGGATGTGCTGGGTGGGAGGAACACAATCTCGGATGTGCCGGGTCTAAAAAATCTAGTCACAGAAGCACCAGGGCTGCCTGGGGTACCAGTGACCACCGAGGCCACACCAAGGACCAACTTCCAAAGCTCTGTGGCCTTCATGTTCCGAAAATTCAAGATCCTCCGGCCAGCACCCTTGCCTACAGCCGTGGTCCCATCTGTGCCCACTTCAGCCCCCGCCCCAGCACCACCAGCACTGACCCCCACATCGGTGCCCATTGGACTGCAGATTCTCGCCCAGCCCTTGCCTGTGGCCTGCTTCAACCTGGCACTGCCTAGCCCTCCAGCCTTAGCTGTGGCGTCCCCAGCTCCGGCTCCTGCTCCGTCACCTGCTCCGGCCCCGACTCCAGCTCCGGCTCCTGCCGATGCTCCAGCTCCTGCTGCAGCTCCATCACCTGCTCCTGCCCCAGCTCTGACTCCTGTTCCAGGCCCTGCTCCCGCTTCTACCCTAGCCCCAGCCACAGTGGACTCCGCAGAGCAACGCTTTGCAGGGTTGCACGCATCCCTGTGTGATGCCATTTCAGGCTCAGTGGCCCACTCCCCACCTGAGAAGCTGCGCGAGTGGCTTGAGACAGATGGGCCTTGGGGCCGGGCGGCATGGCAGGACTGCCAGGGTGTACAGGGGCTGCTGCGCAAGCTACTCTCACAGCTCCAGAGCTTCGTGTGCACGCATCAGTGCCCCTTCCCCCATGTGGTACGAGCTGGCGCCATCTTCGTGCCCATCCACCTGGTGAAGGAGCGGCTCTTCCCACAGCTGCCCCCTGCTTCTGTGGACCATGTGCTGCAGGAGCACCGTGTGGAACTGCGACCCACCACGCTGTCGGAAGAGCGGGCGCTACGGGACCGTGCCCTGCACGGCTGTACCTTGCGCATGCTGAAGCTGCTGGCCCTGCGCCAGCTGCCCGACATCTACCCTGACCTACTGGACCTGCAGTGGCGTGACTGCGTACGCCGCCAGCTGG GTGGCATTGACACTGAGGCTAGAGCTGTGCCCCCCTCAGAAACCACCATGGCCAGAGATGAGCCAGAGAGCCTAGCCCTGGCTCAGAAGTCACCAGCCCCCAAGGCCAGGAAGCCGGGGAGGAAATCACCAACTCCTGGTGTGGAGAAGGCAGAGGCAGCCATTGAAGGAGGGTCCCGTGGTACCTCACCTACGCCAGCTGCTAGtgccagcccacccagccccacacTGAGGGCCCGCTTCCGCAATCTGCTGGAGACTGCCTGGCTCAATGGCCTGGCACTGCCCACTTGGGGCCACAAGGCCTCAGGACAGGATCGGCCCTCGCCCCGCCCACAGCTGTTGGGGGGCCAGAGCCACCACCTGTAG
- the C13H15orf39 gene encoding uncharacterized protein C15orf39 homolog isoform X2, which translates to MAEKRPLGTLGPVMYGKLPRLEDDSGPGHSLPASAGSQDPCSYKGAYFSCPMGGAPKAGSERLASWTPYPPLYPTSMAGPPLRADSLLPNCLLYRPLAEGSEKGQDSSPIGLLPYSPRAHSYPGPPLAAPKPIYRNPLCYGLSTCLGEGAAKRPLDVDWTVVTGSLLPPADPPCSLAPAPGKGQPLDATFLHGVPAGGAGKDSVSFSPCQAFLDKYRTIHSTGFQASKYAGPYSGDPKQAVPEGPPSPWTQLAQPLGPACQDAVPTHYPLPHTAQALPCPPACRHPEKQSSYSSVPPLQPLGAHKGAGYPPGGLGSPYLRQQAAQAPCVPPVGLDTYSYPSAPLPAPSPGFRLEPPLTPRCPLDFPPQTLGFPHARDDLSLYGASPGLGGTPPSQDTVRAVPQPSAFQRACQPVPASQPRLEPMGPTEKPVQAAEEKTWPPSCRKEQLQPRFDEHPRAPIVIRDSPVPRTPPALPPCAQERQSLPRNEGSSPPSSPPMPVIDNVFSLAPYRDYLDVQAPEATSEPEQVSATNKSHDTDCKRTLSAQQPTLGTHCSLREEVALDLSVKKPVTETSPIKVSRPAHAKPTGALHIGNTVTDMPGVGNTVLDLPGPESTVSDVLGGRNTISDVPGLKNLVTEAPGLPGVPVTTEATPRTNFQSSVAFMFRKFKILRPAPLPTAVVPSVPTSAPAPAPPALTPTSVPIGLQILAQPLPVACFNLALPSPPALAVASPAPAPAPSPAPAPTPAPAPADAPAPAAAPSPAPAPALTPVPGPAPASTLAPATVDSAEQRFAGLHASLCDAISGSVAHSPPEKLREWLETDGPWGRAAWQDCQGVQGLLRKLLSQLQSFVCTHQCPFPHVVRAGAIFVPIHLVKERLFPQLPPASVDHVLQEHRVELRPTTLSEERALRDRALHGCTLRMLKLLALRQLPDIYPDLLDLQWRDCVRRQLGEHGATPVTTRAV; encoded by the coding sequence ATGGCAGAGAAGCGGCCACTGGGGACCCTGGGCCCTGTGATGTATGGCAAGCTGCCCCGCCTAGAGGATGACTCAGGGCCTGGGCACAGCCTGCCCGCCTCTGCTGGCAGTCAGGACCCCTGCAGCTACAAGGGTGCCTATTTTTCTTGCCCCATGGGGGGTGCCCCCAAGGCTGGGTCTGAGCGCCTGGCATCCTGGACCCCTTACCCACCCTTGTACCCCACCAGCATGGCAGGACCCCCACTTCGGGCAGACAGTCTGTTGCCTAACTGCCTGCTCTACCGCCCACTGGCAGAGGGCTCTGAGAAGGGACAGGACTCCAGCCCCATTGGGCTCCTGCCATACAGTCCCCGGGCTCACTCCTACCCAGGCCCACCGCTGGCGGCACCAAAACCCATCTACCGCAACCCTCTGTGTTATGGGCTTTCGACTTGCCTGGGGGAAGGGGCAGCCAAGAGGCCACTGGATGTTGACTGGACAGTGGTGACTGGGTCCCTGCTGCCCCCTGCTGATCCACCCTGTTCTTTGGCCCCAGCACCTGGCAAAGGCCAGCCTCTGGATGCTACCTTCTTGCATGGAGTGCCAGCTGGGGGGGCTGGCAAAGACTCCGTGAGCTTCTCTCCATGCCAGGCATTCCTGGACAAGTATCGGACCATCCACAGTACAGGCTTCCAGGCCTCCAAGTATGCAGGTCCGTACTCTGGGGACCCCAAGCAGGCAGTGCCTGAGGGCCCCCCCAGTCCTTGGACCCAGCTGGCCCAACCTCTGGGACCAGCCTGCCAGGATGCAGTGCCCACCCACTACCCGCTGCCCCATACTGCACAGGCCCTGCCTTGCCCTCCAGCCTGCCGCCACCCAGAGAAGCAGAGTAGCTACAGCTCAGTGCCCCCGTTGCAGCCTCTGGGAGCCCACAAGGGGGCTGGGTACCCACCTGGTGGCCTGGGTAGCCCCTACCTGAGGCAGCAGGCAGCCCAGGCACCCTGTGTGCCCCCAGTGGGGCTGGACACCTATTCCTACCCCTCTGCTCCCCTCCCAGCACCCTCACCAGGCTTCAGGCTAGAGCCACCTCTCACACCACGGTGCCCACTTGACTTTCCTCCCCAAACGCTGGGCTTTCCTCACGCCCGGGATGACCTCTCTCTCTATGGGGCATCCCCGGGGCTTGGAGGGACACCACCTTCCCAGGACACTGTGCGGGCTGTGCCTCAACCCAGTGCCTTCCAGCGGGCATGCCAGCCAGTACCTGCCAGCCAGCCACGCTTAGAACCCATGGGGCCCACGGAGAAACCTGTGCAGGCAGCTGAGGAGAAGACATGGCCGCCTAGCTGCAGGAAAGAGCAGCTCCAGCCCCGGTTCGATGAGCACCCCAGGGCACCTATCGTCATCCGAGACAGTCCAGTTCCTCGTACCCCACCAGCACTGCCTCCCTGTGCCCAGGAGCGTCAATCCCTCCCGCGGAATGAGGGCTCAAGTCCACCGAGTTCTCCACCCATGCCTGTTATTGACAACGTCTTCAGCCTGGCCCCCTACCGTGACTACCTGGATGTGCAGGCGCCTGAGGCCACATCTGAGCCTGAGCAAGTCTCAGCCACCAACAAGAGCCATGACACAGACTGCAAGAGGACCCTGTCAGCTCAGCAGCCTACTTTAGGGACACACTGCTCACTTAGGGAGGAAGTGGCACTGGACCTAAGCGTGAAGAAGCCTGTGACAGAGACGTCCCCTATCAAGGTCTCTAGGCCAGCACATGCCAAGCCCACGGGCGCATTGCACATTGGGAACACGGTCACAGACATGCCAGGTGTGGGAAACACAGTCTTGGATCTGCCAGGTCCAGAGAGTACAGTCTCGGATGTGCTGGGTGGGAGGAACACAATCTCGGATGTGCCGGGTCTAAAAAATCTAGTCACAGAAGCACCAGGGCTGCCTGGGGTACCAGTGACCACCGAGGCCACACCAAGGACCAACTTCCAAAGCTCTGTGGCCTTCATGTTCCGAAAATTCAAGATCCTCCGGCCAGCACCCTTGCCTACAGCCGTGGTCCCATCTGTGCCCACTTCAGCCCCCGCCCCAGCACCACCAGCACTGACCCCCACATCGGTGCCCATTGGACTGCAGATTCTCGCCCAGCCCTTGCCTGTGGCCTGCTTCAACCTGGCACTGCCTAGCCCTCCAGCCTTAGCTGTGGCGTCCCCAGCTCCGGCTCCTGCTCCGTCACCTGCTCCGGCCCCGACTCCAGCTCCGGCTCCTGCCGATGCTCCAGCTCCTGCTGCAGCTCCATCACCTGCTCCTGCCCCAGCTCTGACTCCTGTTCCAGGCCCTGCTCCCGCTTCTACCCTAGCCCCAGCCACAGTGGACTCCGCAGAGCAACGCTTTGCAGGGTTGCACGCATCCCTGTGTGATGCCATTTCAGGCTCAGTGGCCCACTCCCCACCTGAGAAGCTGCGCGAGTGGCTTGAGACAGATGGGCCTTGGGGCCGGGCGGCATGGCAGGACTGCCAGGGTGTACAGGGGCTGCTGCGCAAGCTACTCTCACAGCTCCAGAGCTTCGTGTGCACGCATCAGTGCCCCTTCCCCCATGTGGTACGAGCTGGCGCCATCTTCGTGCCCATCCACCTGGTGAAGGAGCGGCTCTTCCCACAGCTGCCCCCTGCTTCTGTGGACCATGTGCTGCAGGAGCACCGTGTGGAACTGCGACCCACCACGCTGTCGGAAGAGCGGGCGCTACGGGACCGTGCCCTGCACGGCTGTACCTTGCGCATGCTGAAGCTGCTGGCCCTGCGCCAGCTGCCCGACATCTACCCTGACCTACTGGACCTGCAGTGGCGTGACTGCGTACGCCGCCAGCTGGGTGAGCATGGGGCAACCCCAGTAACCACCAGAGCTGTGTGA